In the Diorhabda carinulata isolate Delta chromosome 9, icDioCari1.1, whole genome shotgun sequence genome, one interval contains:
- the LOC130898142 gene encoding uncharacterized protein LOC130898142, with translation MASATEDEPEPIKKIRKTLSEIKEDILTKFDEIMTQTRIQMENINEEMRVTIEDSKKKLDADFIVKADKIYREAHNKVKEIEAETESQLQDLWKSASRIIMNTGASLNTMLRIENIEAFIKDLINNMEKMLSELLEHLNILTTYIIQEQQIFIEKLKIKMEPSNYIVVFFLKVNYSHVGAPKLERRGLAWAKAGKPALVKPIMAQAWFKFGFAAKAYQTSFLTLSSNILAVIVAFNDLPNEREVQLLWIPGHMVLRGTEIANELTRLIATQPTVRISHSWIQEHLKLWEREEAILQISR, from the exons atggctTCAGCAACCGAGGATGAACCAGAACCcatcaaaaaaattaggaaaaccCTTAGTGAAATCAAAGaagatattttaacaaaatttgatgaaataatgACGCAAACAAGAATCCAAATGGAAAATATCAATGAAGAAATGAGAGTTACTATTGAGGATTCGAAAAAGAAATTGGATGCCGACTTTATAGTAAAAGCGGATAAAATATATAGAGAAGCTCACAATAAG GTAAAAGAAATCGAAGCTGAAACTGAAAGCCAACTTCAGGATCTTTGGAAATCTGCTTCAAGAATTATTATGAATACTGGTGCATCTCTCAATACAATGttgagaattgaaaatattgaagcgTTCATAAAGGACCTAAtcaataatatggaaaaaatgttatctGAATTATTAGAACATCTAAATATTCTCACCACTTATATCATCCAAGAACAGCAAATTTTCATcgagaaattgaaaattaaaatggaGCCTAGTAATTACattgtagttttctttttaaaa GTAAACTATTCTCATGTTGGAGCCCCCAAacttgaacgacggggcttagcttgggcTAAGGCTGGGAAACCTGCCCTTGtcaaaccaataatggcccaagcctggttTAAGTTTGG TTTTGCTGCAAAG GCTTATCAAACATCATTTTTAACTTTATCTTCTAACATATTAGCTGTAATAGTAGCATTTAATGACCTGCCTAACGAAAGAGAGGTACAGCTGCTCTGGATTCCTGGACATATGGTATTGAGGGGCACTGAAATTGCCAACGAATTGACCAGGCTTATAGCCACTCAGCCTACAGTGAGAATTTCTCACTCGTGGATTCAAGAACACCTTAAGCTGTGGGAGAGGGAAGAAGCCATATTGCAGATAAGTAGATGA